A section of the Bacillus sp. HSf4 genome encodes:
- the ric gene encoding iron-sulfur cluster repair di-iron protein — MDTVFDQNTKTGEIVTRFPRASRILKEYRIDFCCGGNRPIAEAIQEQNLNEEEILTKINTLYEETKALNEQETNWSEAPYSRLIDYVVQTHHAYLYDVLPELSGFVTKVYRVHGIHHPELGRVHQLFHQLKAELEHHLIQEEEQIFPKITAFEETNDKAYLTEAVEAIDTLEQEHASCGNILKELRKVTSDYTLPEGACTTYTLTYLKLDELETDLFQHIHLENNILFPRLAAEAKR, encoded by the coding sequence ATGGACACAGTATTTGACCAAAACACCAAAACCGGCGAGATTGTCACCCGTTTTCCAAGAGCGAGCCGGATTCTGAAGGAATACCGCATCGATTTTTGCTGCGGAGGAAACCGCCCGATTGCAGAAGCGATTCAGGAACAAAACCTAAATGAAGAAGAGATCTTAACGAAAATCAACACCTTATACGAAGAGACAAAAGCTCTCAATGAACAAGAAACGAACTGGAGCGAAGCCCCTTATTCCCGGCTGATTGACTACGTGGTCCAGACCCATCATGCCTATCTGTACGACGTGCTGCCTGAGTTGTCGGGATTTGTTACAAAGGTATACCGCGTTCATGGGATCCATCATCCTGAGCTCGGCCGGGTTCATCAATTGTTCCATCAGCTGAAAGCTGAATTGGAGCACCATTTGATCCAGGAAGAAGAACAGATTTTCCCGAAAATCACCGCTTTCGAAGAGACAAACGATAAAGCCTATTTAACCGAGGCCGTCGAAGCGATCGACACCCTGGAACAAGAGCATGCATCATGCGGCAACATTTTAAAGGAACTGCGGAAAGTGACCAGCGACTATACACTTCCTGAAGGCGCGTGCACCACATACACACTGACTTACTTAAAGCTCGATGAATTGGAAACAGACCTTTTTCAGCACATTCATTTAGAAAATAACATTTTATTCCCTCGTTTAGCGGCCGAAGCCAAACGATAA
- a CDS encoding GNAT family N-acetyltransferase, protein MTQIVLRTERLILRKMAIDDADNLLEIFADPKAMEYYPSTKNEKQTLQWIDWTLGNYENHGVGLWIAEHKQTGEFLGQCGIVPQEVEGASEMEIGYLFKRPVWGNGYATEAAAACKCYGFESLNLKKIVSLPDAKNLPSRKVAERIGMTLEKNIYKWGKEIAFYTVYR, encoded by the coding sequence ATGACACAAATTGTCTTACGTACAGAACGGCTCATTTTGCGGAAAATGGCCATTGATGATGCCGACAACCTGCTTGAAATCTTTGCAGATCCGAAAGCGATGGAATATTATCCGTCAACAAAAAATGAAAAACAGACATTACAATGGATCGACTGGACGCTGGGAAACTATGAAAATCACGGAGTCGGCCTATGGATCGCAGAACATAAACAAACAGGCGAATTTTTAGGCCAATGCGGAATCGTTCCTCAGGAAGTTGAAGGAGCAAGCGAAATGGAAATCGGCTATTTATTTAAAAGGCCCGTGTGGGGCAACGGCTATGCAACCGAAGCTGCCGCAGCATGCAAATGCTACGGATTTGAGTCACTTAACCTGAAAAAGATCGTTTCTTTGCCTGATGCGAAAAATCTGCCGTCCAGAAAAGTTGCCGAACGAATCGGCATGACGCTTGAAAAGAACATATATAAATGGGGAAAAGAAATTGCTTTTTATACGGTTTATCGCTAA
- a CDS encoding nitric-oxide reductase large subunit, whose amino-acid sequence MEIQRETVPEKKTAKNGFLKSVLVFTLIVSFSVLLLGGYWIFKTLAPRPLETSAPNGEVLMTKSSIKGGQAVFQKYALMDYGTILGHGSYMGPDYTAEALKIYTEGMQNFKAEKRYGKSFKQLSEEKQNVIRDQVIREMRKNRYDSASDKLQLTEAQVYGLEQVRAHYRKVFTEGDGWGLEPGLIKESHMPSHARAWIDSEDQITQVSDFIFWTAWLSSTLRPGDDITYTNNWPYDEEAGNTMSFAAVWWSGASVTILILFIGIILFVFYRYKLGMKEAYQEGAFPVFDLEKQPLTASQVKTGKYFAVVSVLFFVQAMLGALLAHYYIEPDSFFGIDWIRELLPFNISKGFHLQLAIFWIATSWLGMGIFVAPLVGGREPKRQGLFVDILFWALIVLVGGSMAGEWLGAKGYLGNNWFLFGHQGMEYIELGRFWQIILALGMLIWLFIVFRGIKRGLKRESDKGGLIHLLFYSAIAIPLFYGAAFMFNPGTSITMSDFWRWWIIHLWVEGIFEVFAVVVIGFLLVQMNLVTKKSTVRALYFQLILLLGSGVIGIGHHYYYNGSSEVWIGLGSVFSCLEVIPLTLLVLEAYEQYKMMRDGGHHFPYKATFWFLISTAIWNLVGAGVLGFLINLPAVSYFEHGQFLTPAHGHGAMMGVYGMFAIAVWLYTLRNIVKPERWNDKWLKIACWTLNIGLFGMVFISLLPVGFLQLKKAFSDGYWSSRASAFLQQDAVQGLLTWRAVPDTIFLIGIVLLVVFSVKALFHLRKPTHGEGEELPVKDIASED is encoded by the coding sequence ATGGAAATTCAAAGGGAGACGGTACCCGAGAAGAAGACGGCAAAGAACGGCTTTTTGAAATCTGTTCTCGTGTTTACGCTGATTGTGAGTTTTTCGGTGCTGTTATTAGGGGGCTATTGGATATTCAAGACCCTTGCGCCAAGACCGCTTGAAACATCAGCCCCAAACGGAGAGGTGCTGATGACAAAATCGTCCATCAAAGGCGGGCAGGCCGTTTTTCAAAAATATGCGCTGATGGATTACGGAACGATTTTAGGGCACGGATCATACATGGGGCCTGATTATACAGCAGAAGCGCTGAAAATCTATACGGAAGGGATGCAGAATTTTAAGGCGGAGAAGCGGTACGGAAAGAGCTTTAAACAGCTGTCTGAAGAAAAACAAAACGTGATCCGTGATCAAGTCATTCGCGAAATGAGAAAAAACCGCTATGATTCAGCTTCCGACAAGCTGCAGCTGACAGAGGCGCAAGTCTATGGTTTAGAGCAGGTCCGCGCCCATTACCGTAAAGTGTTCACAGAAGGCGACGGCTGGGGGCTTGAGCCCGGGCTGATCAAGGAAAGCCATATGCCGAGTCATGCTAGAGCATGGATCGACAGTGAGGACCAGATCACACAGGTTTCCGATTTTATCTTTTGGACGGCATGGCTGTCCAGCACGTTAAGGCCCGGCGATGACATAACGTATACGAACAACTGGCCGTATGATGAAGAGGCCGGCAATACGATGTCTTTCGCCGCGGTTTGGTGGAGCGGCGCCAGCGTCACGATTCTCATTTTATTTATCGGCATCATTTTATTCGTGTTTTACCGTTATAAGCTTGGGATGAAGGAAGCTTATCAGGAAGGGGCGTTTCCGGTTTTTGATTTGGAAAAGCAGCCGCTTACGGCGTCACAGGTTAAAACCGGGAAATATTTCGCCGTCGTTTCCGTGCTGTTTTTTGTTCAGGCGATGCTCGGCGCATTACTTGCCCACTATTATATCGAGCCGGACAGCTTCTTTGGCATCGATTGGATCAGAGAGCTTTTACCTTTCAACATATCAAAGGGATTCCACCTGCAGCTGGCGATCTTTTGGATTGCGACATCATGGCTTGGCATGGGCATTTTTGTGGCTCCGCTTGTCGGCGGCCGGGAGCCGAAGCGGCAAGGCTTGTTTGTCGACATTCTGTTTTGGGCGCTGATTGTTCTTGTCGGCGGAAGCATGGCCGGTGAATGGCTCGGAGCAAAAGGCTATCTAGGGAACAATTGGTTCTTATTCGGCCATCAAGGAATGGAGTATATCGAGCTCGGCCGTTTTTGGCAGATCATTCTTGCGCTCGGCATGCTGATCTGGCTGTTTATCGTTTTCAGGGGCATTAAGCGCGGTTTAAAAAGAGAATCTGATAAAGGCGGCTTGATTCATTTGCTGTTTTATTCGGCCATCGCCATTCCGCTGTTTTACGGCGCCGCCTTTATGTTCAACCCGGGCACAAGCATCACCATGTCCGATTTTTGGCGCTGGTGGATCATCCATTTATGGGTGGAAGGGATTTTTGAAGTCTTCGCCGTCGTCGTTATCGGCTTTTTGTTGGTGCAGATGAATTTGGTGACGAAAAAGTCAACCGTAAGAGCGCTCTATTTTCAGCTGATACTTCTGCTCGGCAGCGGTGTGATCGGCATCGGCCATCATTACTATTACAATGGATCATCAGAAGTATGGATCGGTCTCGGGTCTGTCTTCTCATGCCTGGAAGTGATCCCGCTGACCCTGCTTGTTTTGGAAGCGTATGAACAATATAAAATGATGCGGGATGGAGGACATCACTTCCCGTATAAAGCGACATTCTGGTTTTTGATTTCAACCGCGATTTGGAATCTTGTCGGTGCGGGGGTATTGGGCTTTTTGATCAACCTGCCCGCCGTCAGCTATTTTGAGCACGGCCAGTTTTTAACACCGGCCCATGGACACGGAGCGATGATGGGGGTTTACGGCATGTTCGCGATTGCCGTATGGCTGTACACATTGCGCAATATCGTCAAGCCTGAGCGCTGGAATGATAAATGGCTGAAAATCGCCTGCTGGACGCTTAACATTGGCCTGTTCGGCATGGTCTTTATCAGCCTGCTTCCCGTCGGTTTCCTCCAATTGAAAAAAGCATTTAGCGACGGCTATTGGAGCTCACGGGCGTCCGCATTTTTGCAGCAGGATGCCGTGCAGGGGCTATTGACATGGCGGGCTGTTCCCGACACCATCTTTTTAATCGGGATTGTCCTGCTCGTCGTTTTCAGCGTCAAAGCATTGTTTCATCTCCGCAAACCAACACATGGGGAAGGAGAAGAACTGCCGGTTAAAGACATTGCCTCAGAGGATTAA
- a CDS encoding MFS transporter — translation MELNVEKIHTAKMWSLSFVFVTLANAFLFMVFEMLLPTLPLFVTAIGGGAKQVGYVTGIFMISAIAVRPFAGAMALRFNKKYLLILGIVISAFSTGAYYLAPDVSVLLLIRLIHGAGFGLATTYFATIAAEIIPKERRGEGIGYFGVGETIAVSVGPMIGIAALELYDFQRLFLGGMSVLLLAVLMAVFVRRQPETTGTGGKGTVKLKVLEKRVLFPSILILFVGIAASGIMSFFSLYAIEKGFHSVGMFFFLIAGASFFIRLISGRTFDRYGAAAILIPASLFSIAGLSILYFAQTNAMFFTAAICYGFGFGSIFPAIQTWCINLVEEHEHEDAMGTFFNFFDMGIGGGSLLLGLVATVYSYREIYIAAIFMYLLFVLLYILYIFLKRKTA, via the coding sequence ATGGAATTGAATGTAGAAAAAATACATACTGCAAAAATGTGGTCATTGTCATTTGTTTTTGTGACGCTTGCAAATGCTTTCTTGTTTATGGTATTTGAAATGTTATTGCCGACTTTGCCTTTGTTTGTGACGGCTATTGGAGGAGGGGCAAAACAAGTCGGCTATGTCACGGGTATTTTTATGATCTCTGCAATTGCTGTTCGTCCTTTTGCAGGGGCAATGGCTTTAAGGTTCAATAAAAAATATTTGCTCATTTTAGGAATTGTGATCAGCGCTTTCTCAACAGGAGCCTATTACCTGGCGCCTGATGTCAGCGTTTTATTATTGATTCGCTTAATACATGGGGCCGGGTTTGGATTGGCGACGACCTATTTTGCGACAATCGCAGCCGAAATTATCCCTAAAGAGCGAAGAGGGGAAGGAATCGGATATTTTGGAGTAGGTGAGACAATTGCAGTTTCCGTTGGACCGATGATCGGTATCGCGGCTCTGGAGCTTTATGATTTTCAAAGGCTTTTTTTAGGCGGGATGTCCGTTCTTTTGCTGGCGGTACTTATGGCTGTTTTCGTGCGCAGACAGCCGGAAACAACTGGCACTGGCGGAAAGGGAACTGTAAAGTTAAAAGTATTGGAAAAACGTGTACTGTTTCCGTCAATTCTTATTTTATTCGTTGGTATTGCTGCATCTGGAATTATGTCTTTCTTTTCGCTCTATGCAATTGAAAAGGGGTTTCATAGTGTCGGGATGTTTTTCTTTTTGATTGCAGGAGCCAGTTTTTTTATACGGCTCATTTCCGGCAGAACATTTGACCGATACGGAGCTGCCGCCATCCTTATTCCCGCCTCGCTATTTTCAATAGCAGGGCTGTCAATATTATATTTCGCACAAACAAATGCAATGTTTTTTACAGCGGCTATATGCTACGGTTTTGGATTCGGCTCAATTTTTCCCGCCATCCAAACATGGTGTATAAACCTTGTGGAAGAGCATGAACATGAGGATGCAATGGGAACGTTCTTTAACTTTTTCGATATGGGAATTGGCGGAGGCTCCTTATTATTAGGTTTGGTTGCAACGGTTTATTCCTATCGTGAGATCTATATTGCCGCTATTTTCATGTACCTGCTGTTTGTTTTATTATATATTTTATATATCTTCTTGAAGAGAAAAACAGCCTAA
- a CDS encoding DinB family protein — protein MDVKTLLSQQWASCLDEEDWFPPLEKVLEDITFEQAIWKPADGAMNSIWELVCHLLFYEKRFLMRFIGETANEPQAENNESTFRLPTETLENWKETKQEYFYVHRELGKILAKSEHEDLYRQIPGEDNSLVLELKSLAMHDAYHIGQIVFLSKMQGAWAAKRSF, from the coding sequence ATGGATGTAAAGACACTTTTGTCACAGCAATGGGCAAGCTGCTTAGATGAAGAAGACTGGTTTCCACCACTTGAAAAAGTGCTAGAGGATATCACTTTTGAACAGGCAATTTGGAAACCAGCTGATGGGGCAATGAATTCCATTTGGGAATTAGTTTGTCATTTACTTTTCTATGAAAAGAGATTTCTGATGCGGTTTATTGGTGAAACAGCGAATGAACCACAGGCAGAAAATAATGAATCTACATTTCGATTACCAACTGAGACGTTAGAAAATTGGAAGGAAACAAAACAAGAATACTTTTATGTTCATCGTGAACTTGGAAAAATACTAGCAAAATCAGAACATGAAGATTTGTATAGACAGATCCCAGGAGAAGATAATTCATTAGTGCTTGAACTGAAGAGTTTAGCAATGCACGACGCATATCATATTGGGCAAATTGTATTCCTTAGTAAAATGCAAGGAGCTTGGGCAGCGAAACGCAGCTTTTAA
- a CDS encoding cellulase family glycosylhydrolase → MKRSVSVFVTCFMMAALVISGAFVPAASAAAKTPVSVNGQLKLKGTQLVNQNGKAVQLKGISSHGLQWYGDYVNKDTLKWLRDDWGINVFRAAMYTAEGGYIDNPSVKNKVKEAVEAAKELGIYVIIDWHILSDGNPNQNKAKAKEFFKEMSSLYGNTPNVIYEIANEPNGGVNWNSDIKPYAEDVISVIRKNDPNNIVIVGTGTWSQDVNDAADNQLKDDNVMYALHFYAGTHGQSLRDKANYALSKGAPIFVTEWGTSDASGNGGVYLDQSREWLKFLDSKKISWVNWNLSDKQESSAALNPGASKTGGWSMSDLSESGKFVRENIRSTSNPDNSSEDTDSDSGSKGSDQKNSDRDQTDQGSSTEKNAIAVQYRAGDGNVNGNQIRPQLNIKNNSKKTVSLKNLTVRYWYKANNKGQNYDCDYAQIGCSSIKHKFVKLNKSVKGADTYLELGFTNGTLSPGASTGEIQIRLHNDDWSNYAQSGDYSFLNSNTFKDTKKITLYENGKLIWGTEPK, encoded by the coding sequence ATCAAACGTTCTGTTTCTGTTTTTGTCACATGCTTCATGATGGCGGCGCTTGTCATCAGCGGTGCATTTGTTCCAGCGGCATCAGCAGCAGCGAAAACGCCTGTTTCTGTCAACGGCCAGCTTAAGCTGAAAGGGACACAACTCGTCAACCAAAATGGAAAAGCGGTGCAGCTGAAAGGCATCAGCTCCCATGGTCTGCAGTGGTACGGCGATTATGTCAACAAAGATACGTTAAAATGGCTGAGAGACGACTGGGGCATCAATGTGTTCCGCGCGGCAATGTACACGGCAGAGGGAGGATATATTGATAATCCGTCTGTTAAAAATAAAGTGAAAGAAGCCGTTGAAGCGGCAAAAGAGCTTGGAATATATGTCATCATCGACTGGCATATTTTAAGCGATGGCAATCCGAACCAAAACAAAGCGAAAGCAAAAGAATTTTTCAAAGAAATGTCTAGTCTTTACGGCAATACACCAAATGTCATTTATGAAATCGCAAACGAGCCGAACGGCGGTGTGAACTGGAACAGCGACATCAAACCTTACGCGGAAGACGTGATTTCGGTCATTCGCAAAAATGATCCCAATAACATCGTCATCGTCGGGACAGGTACTTGGAGCCAGGATGTCAACGATGCGGCAGACAACCAGCTGAAAGACGACAATGTCATGTATGCGCTCCATTTTTACGCAGGTACGCACGGTCAATCGCTGCGGGATAAAGCAAACTATGCGCTGAGCAAAGGAGCGCCGATTTTTGTAACCGAATGGGGAACAAGCGATGCTTCCGGCAATGGCGGGGTATATCTTGACCAGTCACGCGAATGGCTAAAATTCTTGGACAGCAAGAAGATCAGCTGGGTCAACTGGAATCTGTCGGATAAACAGGAGTCGTCAGCCGCTTTAAATCCGGGCGCATCTAAAACCGGAGGCTGGTCAATGTCTGATTTATCCGAATCCGGAAAATTTGTAAGGGAAAACATCCGCAGCACAAGCAATCCAGACAATTCATCTGAAGATACCGATTCTGATTCAGGCTCAAAAGGTTCTGATCAGAAAAATTCAGACCGTGACCAAACAGATCAAGGCAGCAGCACCGAGAAAAATGCAATCGCTGTACAGTACAGAGCGGGGGACGGCAATGTGAACGGAAATCAGATCCGTCCGCAGCTCAATATTAAAAACAACAGCAAAAAAACGGTGTCGCTCAAAAATTTGACCGTCCGCTACTGGTATAAAGCGAACAACAAAGGACAAAATTACGACTGCGACTACGCACAGATCGGCTGCAGCAGCATCAAGCACAAATTCGTGAAATTGAACAAATCTGTAAAAGGAGCAGACACATACCTCGAACTTGGCTTTACAAACGGTACACTGTCTCCAGGAGCAAGCACCGGGGAAATCCAGATTCGCCTCCACAACGATGATTGGAGCAATTATGCGCAAAGCGGCGACTATTCATTCTTAAATTCAAACACGTTTAAAGATACAAAAAAGATCACATTATATGAAAACGGAAAGCTGATTTGGGGCACTGAACCTAAATAA
- a CDS encoding Crp/Fnr family transcriptional regulator, with product MEFLKQFLIFSDLNDEEFKQIEQIASKRKYQPRMFVFMEGEEREAVFFIKSGLVKAYKIDEDGNEQVISLLQSGEMFPHVGFFDRSPYPATAEAVQETELIVIRIDDFNHLLMTYPEMTIKVMNLMGKKILDLQERIQGFISKDVQHRLMHALEKLAAEHGVRKGKDVYINLPITNQDFANMVGTSRETINRTLNEMKKKKLLSADRSGILIHDSDWLKRL from the coding sequence ATGGAATTTTTGAAGCAGTTCCTGATTTTCAGCGATTTGAATGACGAAGAGTTCAAACAGATTGAACAGATCGCATCAAAGCGCAAATATCAGCCGAGAATGTTTGTTTTCATGGAAGGGGAAGAGCGGGAGGCCGTTTTTTTCATCAAATCGGGGCTAGTGAAAGCGTATAAGATTGATGAAGACGGCAATGAGCAAGTCATTTCCCTTCTGCAAAGCGGAGAGATGTTCCCGCACGTCGGTTTTTTTGACCGCTCCCCATACCCGGCAACGGCTGAAGCGGTTCAGGAAACCGAATTAATCGTGATCCGGATTGACGATTTTAATCATCTGCTCATGACATATCCGGAGATGACGATAAAGGTTATGAACCTGATGGGCAAAAAAATCCTTGACCTGCAGGAACGCATTCAAGGATTTATTTCCAAAGATGTGCAGCACCGGCTGATGCACGCCTTAGAGAAGTTAGCGGCTGAACACGGGGTGCGAAAAGGAAAAGACGTCTATATCAATTTGCCGATCACCAATCAGGATTTTGCCAATATGGTCGGAACATCAAGGGAAACGATCAACCGCACATTGAATGAAATGAAAAAGAAAAAGCTGCTGTCCGCCGACAGAAGCGGGATTCTGATACATGATTCAGATTGGCTGAAAAGGCTCTAG
- a CDS encoding YnfE family protein, with translation MDETLQHYMMLVKENRDIINGPDYTGKDQDIEKRQEQIKLYTKKLQQGFSTDDDYDEFADAVIKCAYGDITMEELETVYHELTR, from the coding sequence ATGGATGAAACATTGCAGCATTATATGATGCTTGTGAAGGAAAACCGCGACATCATCAATGGACCAGACTACACAGGCAAAGATCAAGATATTGAAAAACGCCAAGAGCAAATCAAGCTTTATACCAAAAAACTGCAGCAAGGCTTTTCAACAGATGATGACTACGATGAATTTGCCGATGCCGTCATTAAATGCGCATACGGGGACATCACAATGGAAGAATTAGAAACGGTTTATCATGAACTTACTAGATAA
- a CDS encoding TetR/AcrR family transcriptional regulator, with protein sequence MTRENIKRTAVRQFNELGYEGVKMSHIAKELGIRKQSLAYHFSSKKELLMEIYPEIVGEEISFINEYFDSRKHTSAKSQIYDFLKENQVRFHALPNVAFLQAMSFKAPAEVSDFISAQYLLYLHTLKERIANVFKESDVNCPPEKCAIGFITLYDGLNIQLVYENKQSFERSLEISFDIFWRGLL encoded by the coding sequence TTGACCAGAGAGAATATAAAGCGTACAGCGGTTCGCCAATTTAATGAATTGGGCTATGAGGGAGTCAAAATGTCGCATATTGCAAAAGAGTTGGGAATCAGAAAACAATCTCTCGCTTATCATTTTTCATCAAAAAAAGAATTGCTGATGGAAATATACCCCGAGATTGTTGGAGAGGAAATTTCATTTATCAATGAATACTTCGATTCCCGAAAACATACATCCGCAAAGAGTCAAATATATGACTTTTTAAAAGAAAACCAAGTCCGTTTTCATGCATTGCCAAATGTAGCTTTTTTGCAGGCAATGTCCTTTAAAGCACCTGCTGAAGTAAGTGATTTTATTTCAGCCCAATACCTTTTATATTTGCATACTTTAAAAGAACGGATAGCGAATGTTTTCAAGGAATCGGATGTGAACTGTCCGCCGGAGAAGTGCGCGATAGGATTTATTACGCTTTATGACGGGCTTAACATTCAACTGGTGTACGAAAACAAACAATCATTTGAACGGTCTTTAGAGATCTCATTTGATATTTTTTGGCGCGGACTGTTGTAG
- a CDS encoding DUF2164 domain-containing protein, whose protein sequence is MFLQLTQEEKQAMMNEIKRFYLEERGEDVGDIAAIQTFEFIKEKLGPYFYNQALKDSRKVVEEKAAAIEEELFALERRL, encoded by the coding sequence GTGTTTTTACAGCTGACACAGGAAGAAAAACAGGCGATGATGAATGAGATCAAACGTTTTTACCTTGAAGAGAGGGGAGAAGACGTCGGAGATATTGCGGCGATTCAGACGTTTGAATTTATCAAGGAAAAGCTTGGTCCTTACTTTTACAATCAGGCGTTAAAAGACAGCCGCAAGGTCGTGGAAGAAAAAGCGGCGGCGATAGAAGAGGAGCTTTTTGCACTGGAAAGGCGCCTTTGA
- a CDS encoding nitrate/nitrite transporter — translation MVKRQKMQLPLQSISLVAGFMVWVLISSLMPHIKQDIALTESQISLVTAIPVILGSLLRVPLGYYTNKFGARMTFMISFLLLLFPIFWISTADSLSDLIIGGFFLGISGAVFSIGVTSLPKYYPKEKHGFVNGIYGAGNIGTAITTFSAPVIAKAIGWSNTVRMFLILVAAFALLNFLFGDPKEKRITVSVKDQMKAVYRNQKLWFLSLFYFITFGSFVAFTVYLPNFLVNNFGLDPVDSGIRTAGFIAVATFLRPVGGWLADKFNPLKLLMYVFAGCTLSGVLLAFSPDLTLYGFGVLTVAVCAGIGNGVVFKLVPFYFPTNQAGIVNGIVSAMGGLGGFFPPLILSSVFQATGQYAIGFMALSEAALASFVIVAWMYFQDMRNSASKTNTNNI, via the coding sequence ATGGTAAAACGTCAAAAAATGCAATTGCCGCTGCAGTCAATTAGTTTGGTGGCAGGATTTATGGTTTGGGTGTTGATTTCTTCCCTCATGCCTCACATTAAACAAGATATCGCTCTGACTGAAAGCCAAATCTCCCTCGTTACCGCGATCCCGGTCATCCTTGGATCCCTGCTCCGGGTTCCGCTTGGGTACTACACAAACAAATTTGGAGCAAGAATGACGTTTATGATCAGTTTTTTGCTGCTTCTATTCCCGATCTTTTGGATCAGCACTGCAGATTCTTTGTCCGATTTAATCATCGGCGGTTTTTTCCTTGGGATCAGCGGAGCGGTCTTCTCTATCGGTGTGACATCGCTGCCGAAGTATTATCCTAAAGAAAAACACGGTTTTGTAAACGGCATCTATGGTGCCGGAAACATCGGAACGGCGATTACCACATTTTCCGCTCCCGTGATCGCCAAAGCGATAGGATGGTCGAATACGGTCCGGATGTTTCTGATTTTAGTCGCCGCATTTGCCTTGCTGAACTTTTTATTTGGAGATCCAAAAGAAAAGCGGATCACCGTTTCTGTCAAGGATCAAATGAAGGCCGTCTACCGCAATCAAAAGCTTTGGTTTTTAAGCTTGTTTTACTTTATCACATTCGGTTCCTTTGTAGCTTTCACCGTCTATCTGCCGAACTTTCTTGTCAACAACTTCGGACTGGATCCCGTCGATTCGGGAATTAGAACCGCCGGCTTCATCGCCGTCGCCACTTTTCTCAGACCTGTCGGCGGCTGGCTTGCGGATAAGTTCAATCCGCTGAAACTCTTAATGTATGTATTCGCAGGATGCACATTATCAGGTGTTTTACTGGCCTTTTCTCCAGACCTGACGCTTTACGGTTTCGGTGTTTTGACCGTTGCCGTATGCGCGGGAATCGGCAATGGTGTCGTCTTTAAATTGGTCCCGTTCTACTTTCCGACAAACCAGGCGGGAATTGTCAATGGCATCGTCTCAGCGATGGGCGGTTTAGGAGGCTTTTTCCCGCCGCTCATCCTATCGAGCGTTTTTCAGGCGACAGGCCAGTATGCGATCGGCTTCATGGCGCTGTCTGAAGCGGCGCTTGCCAGCTTTGTGATTGTGGCATGGATGTACTTTCAGGACATGAGAAATTCGGCATCGAAAACAAACACAAACAATATATAA
- a CDS encoding DUF1360 domain-containing protein: MEDISWLTYIMLILASYRLTHLIVFDKITEFIRKPFMKKKKTIDEQGHVDTKKVPKSNFGYLLNCYWCAGIWCAIIIGIGYMLMPKASIPFILILSVAGAQAILETFVGVGTKLVGFLSDFKK, from the coding sequence ATGGAGGATATATCCTGGCTAACGTATATCATGCTGATCCTTGCCAGCTACCGACTGACCCATTTGATTGTCTTCGATAAAATCACGGAGTTCATCCGGAAACCGTTTATGAAGAAAAAGAAAACGATCGATGAACAGGGGCATGTCGACACAAAAAAGGTGCCGAAATCAAACTTCGGCTATTTGTTGAATTGCTATTGGTGCGCCGGCATTTGGTGCGCCATCATCATCGGAATCGGCTATATGCTGATGCCGAAAGCGAGCATTCCGTTCATTTTGATTTTGTCGGTAGCCGGGGCACAGGCGATTCTTGAAACGTTTGTAGGTGTCGGCACAAAACTGGTCGGTTTTTTATCCGATTTCAAAAAGTAA
- a CDS encoding immunity protein YezG family protein: MIQSDGKFKFDYEDLSVANDHIRKIIWKYKNLGLQPE, encoded by the coding sequence ATGATCCAAAGCGACGGTAAGTTCAAATTTGATTATGAGGACTTATCTGTAGCCAACGACCATATAAGGAAAATCATTTGGAAATATAAAAATTTAGGACTCCAACCAGAATAA